The following are from one region of the Tepidamorphus gemmatus genome:
- a CDS encoding NAD-dependent epimerase/dehydratase family protein, with translation MAAQGIAAAYADRPILVTGAAGFIGYHTARRYLEAGRAVVGIDNLNAYYDPALKTARLERLAAFDRFVFRRTDIADQKQMATVFEAHEPNLVIHLAAQAGVRHSLHSPHDYVSANLAGFINVLEGCRHHGVRHLVYASSSSVYGAVTASPFRERVPADHPVSLYGATKRANELMAHAYSHLFELPTTGLRFFTVYGPWGRPDMALFLFTRAILAGEPIAVFGEGQMQRSFTYVDDIVEGVVRIADRPAVADAAWNGREPAAATAAAPWRIYNIGTDRSVGLERLIELLEEVLGRKAVRDYQPMQPGDVRATAADVEDLAAAIGYRPDTPIEIGVRRFVDWYRDYYGT, from the coding sequence ATGGCAGCCCAGGGGATCGCGGCCGCCTATGCCGACCGGCCAATCCTGGTGACCGGGGCTGCGGGCTTCATCGGCTACCACACTGCGCGGCGCTATCTGGAGGCCGGCCGTGCCGTCGTCGGCATCGACAATCTCAATGCCTACTACGACCCCGCACTGAAGACGGCGCGCCTCGAGCGGCTGGCGGCCTTCGACCGGTTCGTGTTCCGCCGCACCGACATCGCCGACCAGAAGCAGATGGCGACGGTATTCGAGGCGCACGAACCCAACCTTGTCATCCATCTGGCCGCGCAGGCGGGGGTGCGGCATTCGCTGCATTCGCCGCACGATTACGTGTCGGCCAATCTCGCCGGATTCATCAACGTGCTGGAGGGCTGTCGCCACCACGGCGTGCGCCACCTGGTCTATGCCTCGTCCAGTTCTGTCTACGGGGCGGTGACCGCCAGTCCCTTCCGCGAGCGCGTCCCGGCTGACCATCCGGTCAGCCTCTATGGCGCGACGAAGCGCGCCAACGAACTGATGGCGCACGCCTACAGCCATCTGTTCGAGCTGCCGACGACGGGCCTGCGGTTCTTCACGGTCTACGGCCCGTGGGGCCGGCCGGACATGGCGCTGTTCCTGTTCACTCGCGCGATCCTCGCCGGCGAGCCGATCGCCGTGTTTGGCGAGGGGCAGATGCAGCGCAGCTTCACCTATGTCGACGACATCGTCGAAGGCGTGGTGCGGATTGCCGACCGGCCGGCGGTCGCCGACGCTGCCTGGAACGGCCGCGAGCCGGCCGCCGCCACCGCCGCCGCACCATGGCGCATCTACAATATCGGCACCGACCGGTCCGTCGGGCTCGAGCGGCTGATCGAGCTGCTCGAGGAGGTTCTCGGGCGCAAGGCGGTGCGCGACTACCAGCCTATGCAACCCGGCGACGTCCGCGCCACGGCCGCCGATGTCGAGGATCTCGCGGCCGCCATCGGTTACCGTCCCGACACCCCGATCGAGATCGGCGTCCGCCGCTTCGTGGACTGGTATCGCGACTACTACGGCACCTGA
- a CDS encoding ABC transporter permease: MLLYTLRRLAGMVPTLLVISLIVFFVIELPPGDYLSNQIAQLRAQGEASSVARLEFLRTEFALDEPFWKRYLIWIGLWQGPHGFSGLLQGNWGWSFEFNKPVEQVVGPTLLLTVILNFATVLFVYVVSFPIGIYSATRQYSWGDYGFTLLGYLGLATPNFLLALILMYLANAWFGLTVGGLMAPEYVDKPWTLDKVRSVMAHLVIPVIVIGTSGTAGMIRRLRANLLDELHKQYVTTARAKGLGETRLLVKYPLRMALNPFIADIGNIIPSLVSGSVIVSVVLNLPTVGPILLTALQSQDQFLAGFIILFVAILTLVGMLISDLLLAVVDPRIRLGAEAGRT, encoded by the coding sequence ATGCTGCTGTATACCCTGCGCCGCCTGGCCGGCATGGTACCTACGCTGCTGGTGATCAGCCTGATCGTGTTCTTCGTGATCGAGCTGCCGCCGGGCGACTACCTGTCGAACCAGATCGCCCAGTTGCGGGCGCAGGGCGAGGCGTCGAGCGTCGCGCGTCTCGAATTCCTGCGAACCGAGTTCGCGCTCGATGAACCGTTCTGGAAGCGGTATCTGATCTGGATCGGTCTGTGGCAGGGCCCGCACGGCTTCTCCGGCCTCTTGCAGGGCAACTGGGGCTGGTCATTCGAGTTCAACAAGCCGGTCGAGCAGGTGGTCGGGCCGACCCTGCTGCTGACCGTCATCCTGAACTTCGCCACAGTGCTGTTCGTCTACGTGGTTTCCTTTCCGATCGGTATCTATTCGGCGACGCGGCAGTACAGCTGGGGCGACTACGGCTTCACCTTGCTCGGCTATCTCGGGCTCGCGACGCCGAACTTCCTGCTGGCGCTGATCTTGATGTACCTGGCCAATGCCTGGTTCGGCCTCACCGTCGGCGGACTGATGGCGCCCGAATATGTCGACAAGCCCTGGACGCTCGACAAGGTCCGGTCGGTGATGGCGCATCTTGTCATCCCGGTCATCGTCATCGGCACCTCCGGCACTGCCGGCATGATCCGCCGGCTGAGGGCCAACCTGCTCGACGAACTGCACAAGCAGTACGTCACCACGGCCCGCGCCAAGGGGCTCGGCGAGACCCGGCTTCTGGTGAAGTATCCGCTCAGGATGGCGCTCAATCCGTTCATCGCCGACATCGGCAACATCATCCCCTCGCTGGTGTCGGGATCGGTGATCGTCTCGGTGGTCCTGAACCTGCCGACGGTCGGGCCAATCCTCCTGACCGCGCTGCAGAGCCAGGACCAGTTCCTGGCCGGCTTCATCATCCTGTTCGTGGCGATCCTGACGCTGGTCGGCATGCTGATCTCCGACCTGCTGCTGGCCGTCGTCGATCCGCGCATCCGGCTCGGGGCGGAGGCCGGTCGCACATGA
- a CDS encoding ABC transporter substrate-binding protein codes for MSMIGRPAALAVVLAVSLAAGPAQSLEFQETETLSRTHDAASLPPVAERLPKEPLVVDLESRGRTAGRHGGDINTLIGRARDARLINVWGYARLVGYDENLNLVPDILRAIEVEGDRVFTLHLREGHKWSDGHPFTSEDIRYWWEDVVGEPSLTPSGPAPFMLADGRPPVFEVIDETTVRFTWDSPNPLFLPSLAAARDPFIYRPAHYLKQFHIKYGDKDAIERQVKEARASSWASLHNAKDDMYNAENLDLPSLQPWVIRSTGGGQRFEMVRNPYYHRVDPDGRQLPYVDRVIMSLADGRLIPTKTQAGEADLQARGLSLADVTVLKRGEATQNYRTLLWANGNAAQVALYPNLTTRDPVWRQLLRDTRFRHALSLGIDREMINRAIYLGLGKPGNNTVQPQSPLFKEAYRTQWAGFDTAEANRLLDEIGLTERRADGIRLLPDGRPLEIIVETAGESAEQLDVLALVAETWKEIGVALFAKASQRDVLFNRALSGDLVMGVWSGWDNGIATADMPPDELAPVHGDSSLLWPAWGDYWESHQASGEPVDYAPAQELLDLYIAWLGSASSQERARIWDRMLAIHADETLIIGIVSGVRQPVVAKTKLKNVPAKAFYGWDPGAQFGIWRMDEFWIDG; via the coding sequence ATGTCGATGATCGGCCGACCGGCCGCACTGGCCGTCGTTCTGGCGGTAAGCCTGGCGGCGGGACCCGCCCAGTCCCTCGAATTCCAGGAAACCGAAACGCTGTCGCGCACCCACGATGCGGCCAGCCTGCCGCCGGTCGCCGAAAGGCTGCCGAAGGAACCGCTGGTGGTGGACCTCGAGTCGCGGGGACGAACGGCAGGTCGGCACGGCGGCGACATCAATACGCTGATCGGCAGGGCCCGCGACGCCCGGCTGATCAATGTGTGGGGCTATGCGCGGCTCGTCGGCTACGACGAGAACCTCAACCTCGTCCCCGACATCCTGCGCGCAATCGAGGTCGAGGGAGACCGGGTGTTCACGCTGCACCTGCGCGAGGGCCACAAATGGTCCGACGGCCATCCCTTCACCTCCGAGGACATCCGCTACTGGTGGGAGGATGTCGTCGGCGAGCCGTCGCTGACGCCATCCGGACCGGCGCCGTTCATGCTCGCGGACGGCCGGCCGCCGGTGTTCGAGGTGATCGACGAGACGACCGTCCGGTTCACCTGGGACAGCCCGAATCCGCTGTTCCTGCCAAGCCTCGCGGCGGCCCGCGATCCGTTCATCTACCGTCCGGCGCACTACCTGAAGCAGTTCCACATCAAGTACGGCGACAAGGATGCGATCGAGCGGCAGGTGAAGGAGGCGCGCGCCTCGAGCTGGGCGTCGCTGCACAACGCCAAGGACGACATGTACAATGCCGAGAACCTCGACCTGCCCAGCCTGCAGCCCTGGGTGATCCGCTCGACCGGCGGCGGCCAGCGCTTCGAGATGGTCCGCAACCCCTATTACCATCGGGTCGACCCCGACGGGCGGCAGCTTCCCTATGTAGACCGCGTGATCATGTCGCTCGCCGACGGACGCCTGATCCCGACCAAGACGCAGGCCGGCGAGGCCGACCTGCAGGCGCGCGGTCTCTCGCTGGCCGACGTCACCGTGCTCAAGCGCGGCGAGGCGACCCAGAACTACCGCACCCTGCTGTGGGCGAATGGCAACGCCGCGCAGGTCGCGCTCTACCCCAACCTGACCACCAGGGATCCGGTGTGGCGGCAGCTGTTGCGCGACACCCGGTTCCGCCACGCACTGTCGCTTGGCATCGACCGCGAGATGATCAACCGGGCGATCTATCTCGGACTCGGCAAGCCCGGCAACAATACGGTCCAGCCGCAAAGCCCCCTGTTCAAGGAAGCCTATCGCACCCAATGGGCGGGCTTCGACACGGCCGAGGCGAACCGTCTGCTCGACGAGATCGGTCTGACCGAGCGGCGCGCGGATGGGATCCGGCTGCTCCCGGACGGTCGGCCGCTCGAGATCATCGTCGAGACGGCCGGCGAAAGCGCCGAGCAGCTCGACGTGCTGGCACTGGTGGCGGAAACCTGGAAGGAGATCGGCGTCGCGCTGTTCGCCAAGGCCTCGCAGCGCGACGTGCTGTTCAACCGTGCCCTGTCGGGCGATCTGGTGATGGGCGTGTGGTCGGGCTGGGACAATGGCATCGCCACGGCCGACATGCCCCCCGACGAACTCGCGCCGGTCCACGGCGACTCCTCGCTGCTGTGGCCGGCCTGGGGCGACTACTGGGAGAGCCACCAGGCCTCCGGCGAGCCGGTCGACTACGCGCCGGCGCAGGAACTGCTCGACCTCTATATCGCCTGGCTCGGCTCCGCCTCGTCGCAGGAGCGCGCGCGGATCTGGGACCGGATGCTGGCGATCCATGCCGACGAGACGCTGATCATCGGCATCGTCTCCGGCGTCCGCCAGCCGGTCGTCGCCAAGACCAAGCTGAAGAACGTTCCTGCCAAGGCCTTCTACGGCTGGGACCCCGGGGCGCAGTTCGGGATCTGGCGGATGGACGAATTCTGGATCGACGGCTGA
- a CDS encoding nucleotide sugar dehydrogenase: protein MQERVAVVGLGYVGLPVLLAFARAFGTATGFDRDRDRVADLAAGRDRNGDVEPAELAATTARFSADAAALAGASFIVVAVPTPIDDHRRPDFGPLREACIAVGPHLSPGAVVVFESTVYPGATEEICGPLLEATSGLVRGRDFTLGYSPERINPGDREHGLAQIVKVVAGEDADTLERVARAYAAIVPAGIHRAPSIAVAEAAKVLENTQRDINIALMNELAMICNRLSIRTADVIAAARTKWNFLPFRPGLVGGHCVGVDPYWLAAKAEMAGHHPQMILAGRRINDGMGGYVGAEVARRLARDGRPLAGARVGILGVTFKADVTDTRNSRVPDIARELSDFGITVLLADPLADAARFAADTGLALMPADSLAGLDALVLAVPHRIYLEAGAASLAAMLRPGGLFVDVTSAFAAPQMPPGIAYWSL from the coding sequence ATGCAGGAGAGGGTCGCGGTCGTCGGCCTCGGCTATGTCGGTCTGCCGGTGCTGCTCGCCTTCGCACGGGCATTCGGCACGGCAACCGGTTTCGACCGGGATCGCGACCGCGTCGCAGATCTCGCCGCCGGGCGCGATCGCAACGGCGATGTCGAGCCGGCCGAGCTGGCCGCTACCACCGCGCGCTTCAGCGCCGATGCGGCGGCGCTCGCCGGCGCCAGCTTCATCGTCGTGGCGGTGCCGACCCCGATCGACGATCACCGCCGGCCGGACTTCGGGCCGCTGCGCGAGGCCTGCATCGCCGTCGGCCCGCATCTGTCGCCCGGAGCGGTCGTCGTGTTCGAATCGACCGTCTATCCAGGCGCGACCGAGGAAATCTGCGGGCCGCTGCTCGAGGCGACGTCGGGGTTGGTACGCGGTCGGGACTTCACGCTCGGCTATTCGCCGGAGCGCATCAATCCCGGCGACCGGGAGCATGGGCTCGCCCAGATCGTCAAGGTTGTCGCGGGCGAGGATGCAGACACCCTGGAGCGTGTCGCCCGTGCCTATGCGGCGATCGTTCCGGCCGGGATCCACCGCGCACCGTCGATTGCCGTGGCGGAGGCGGCAAAGGTACTGGAGAATACCCAGCGCGACATCAACATCGCGCTGATGAACGAGCTCGCCATGATCTGCAACCGGCTGTCGATCCGCACCGCCGACGTGATCGCTGCAGCCCGCACCAAGTGGAATTTCCTGCCGTTCCGGCCGGGGTTGGTCGGCGGCCACTGCGTCGGCGTCGATCCGTACTGGCTGGCCGCGAAGGCGGAGATGGCCGGCCATCACCCGCAGATGATCCTTGCCGGGCGCCGCATCAACGACGGCATGGGCGGATATGTCGGTGCAGAGGTCGCACGCCGGCTCGCCCGCGACGGCCGTCCGCTCGCCGGCGCCCGGGTCGGCATCCTCGGCGTGACCTTCAAGGCCGACGTCACCGACACCCGCAACAGCCGGGTCCCAGACATCGCCCGCGAACTGTCCGACTTCGGCATCACGGTTCTGCTCGCCGATCCGCTTGCCGACGCCGCCAGGTTTGCAGCCGACACCGGGCTCGCGCTGATGCCCGCCGACAGCCTCGCGGGGCTCGACGCGCTGGTGCTGGCGGTGCCGCACCGCATCTATCTCGAGGCCGGCGCGGCGAGCCTGGCGGCGATGCTGCGGCCTGGCGGTCTGTTCGTCGATGTGACCTCGGCCTTTGCGGCTCCGCAGATGCCGCCAGGCATTGCCTACTGGAGCCTGTGA
- a CDS encoding ABC transporter ATP-binding protein: MTILAVEDLTIDFRSMEGGLRAVDGATFEVAAGRTTALVGESGSGKTVISQAIMGILPQAARITGGRLLFDDPATGSRTDIAALDPAGNRMRALRGNRIGIVFQEPMTSLSPLHTIGDQIGESAELHLGLTAAQARAATRDMLKLVQFPDPERALDTYTFELSGGLRQRAMIAMALICRPALLIADEPTTALDVTIQAEILKLMRSLQAELGMSILLITHDFGVVANMADDVVVIYRGRIMESGPVADIFGNPQHPYLKALLNAVPRFNMAPNERLVPLREIKPQTGGHLMKPREEAGARGQPILEVDRICKSFPLRSGGFFSAPRMVRALDAVSFVVRRGECLGLVGESGSGKTTTAMAILRAITPDSGQIRVALDGTMRDIATLEGPDLMTFRRKLQVVFQDPFSSLNPRMTVYDILSEPFIIHKTCDIAERNERIGELMRLVGLDERHLRRYPHSFSGGQRQRIGIARALALGPEIVLCDEPVSALDVSVQAQILNLLRDLKDKLGLTYIFVSHNLAVVDYIADRIAVMCRGLVVELADKTDLIRDPRHPYTRALLAAVPEPRLDALLDFEALSAGRASDPMAWPEPFRPRPGPAPALTEVSPGHFVLAPGLVGAEAA, translated from the coding sequence TTGACCATCCTTGCGGTCGAGGATCTGACGATCGACTTCCGGTCGATGGAAGGCGGTCTGCGGGCGGTCGACGGTGCCACGTTCGAGGTGGCGGCCGGTCGCACCACTGCGCTGGTCGGCGAATCGGGATCGGGAAAGACCGTGATCTCGCAGGCGATCATGGGGATCCTGCCGCAGGCCGCGCGGATCACCGGCGGCCGGCTGCTGTTCGATGATCCAGCCACCGGCAGCCGGACCGACATCGCCGCTCTCGACCCTGCCGGCAACAGGATGCGCGCCCTGCGCGGCAACCGGATCGGCATCGTCTTCCAGGAGCCGATGACCTCGCTGTCGCCGCTGCACACGATCGGCGACCAGATCGGCGAGTCCGCCGAACTGCATCTCGGCCTCACCGCCGCCCAGGCGCGGGCGGCGACGCGCGACATGTTGAAGCTAGTCCAGTTTCCCGACCCCGAGCGCGCGCTCGACACCTACACGTTCGAGCTGTCGGGCGGCCTGAGACAGCGTGCGATGATCGCCATGGCACTGATCTGCCGCCCGGCGCTGCTGATCGCCGACGAGCCGACCACGGCGCTCGACGTCACCATCCAGGCCGAGATCCTCAAGCTGATGCGGTCGCTCCAGGCCGAACTCGGCATGTCGATCCTGCTGATCACCCACGATTTCGGTGTGGTCGCCAACATGGCCGACGACGTGGTCGTGATCTATCGCGGCCGCATCATGGAATCCGGTCCGGTCGCCGACATCTTCGGCAACCCCCAGCATCCCTACCTCAAGGCGCTGCTCAACGCGGTGCCGCGCTTCAACATGGCGCCCAACGAACGGCTGGTGCCGCTGCGCGAGATCAAGCCGCAGACCGGGGGCCACCTGATGAAGCCGCGCGAGGAGGCCGGCGCGCGCGGCCAGCCGATCCTCGAGGTCGACCGCATCTGCAAGAGCTTTCCGCTGCGCAGCGGCGGCTTCTTCTCGGCGCCGCGCATGGTCAGGGCGCTCGATGCGGTGTCGTTCGTGGTCCGGCGCGGCGAGTGTCTCGGTCTCGTCGGCGAATCAGGCTCCGGCAAGACCACCACCGCGATGGCGATCCTGCGGGCGATCACCCCGGACTCCGGCCAGATCCGCGTCGCGCTGGACGGAACGATGCGCGACATCGCCACGCTGGAGGGTCCGGACCTGATGACGTTCCGGCGCAAGCTCCAGGTGGTGTTCCAGGATCCGTTCTCCTCGCTCAACCCGCGCATGACGGTCTACGATATCCTCTCGGAGCCGTTCATCATCCACAAGACCTGCGACATTGCCGAACGCAACGAGCGGATCGGCGAGCTGATGCGCCTGGTCGGCCTCGACGAGCGGCATCTGCGGCGCTATCCGCATTCCTTCTCCGGCGGACAGCGCCAGCGCATCGGCATCGCCAGGGCGTTGGCGCTCGGCCCTGAGATCGTCCTGTGCGACGAGCCCGTCTCGGCACTCGATGTCTCGGTCCAGGCGCAGATCCTCAACCTGTTGCGCGATCTCAAGGACAAGCTCGGACTGACCTATATCTTCGTCAGCCACAACCTCGCGGTGGTCGACTACATCGCCGATCGCATCGCGGTGATGTGCCGGGGGCTCGTGGTGGAACTGGCCGACAAGACCGACCTGATCCGCGATCCGCGCCACCCCTATACCCGGGCGCTGCTGGCGGCGGTTCCGGAACCGCGCCTCGATGCCCTGCTCGACTTCGAGGCATTGTCGGCGGGTCGCGCCTCAGATCCGATGGCCTGGCCGGAACCCTTCCGCCCGCGGCCGGGCCCCGCGCCGGCACTGACCGAGGTGTCGCCGGGCCATTTCGTCCTCGCCCCCGGACTGGTCGGCGCCGAGGCTGCATGA
- a CDS encoding helix-turn-helix domain-containing protein, with translation MMTGMQLRAARALLGLDQRRLAELAGVSVPTIQRMEASPGTVRGVVDSLTRVIEALDRAGVELIGDNAQSLAGGRGVRLKEPAPPQS, from the coding sequence ATGATGACCGGCATGCAGCTTCGCGCCGCGCGGGCGCTGCTCGGACTCGACCAGCGCAGGCTGGCCGAGTTGGCGGGCGTCTCGGTTCCGACCATCCAGCGGATGGAGGCGAGCCCCGGTACCGTGCGGGGTGTCGTCGACAGCCTGACCCGGGTGATCGAGGCCCTCGACCGCGCCGGCGTCGAGCTGATCGGCGACAATGCCCAGAGCCTTGCCGGCGGGCGCGGCGTCCGCCTCAAGGAGCCGGCCCCACCCCAGAGCTGA
- a CDS encoding NAD(P)/FAD-dependent oxidoreductase, whose protein sequence is MKIAVIGSGISGLSAAWLLSRTHDVTLYEQGAHVGGHSNTVDVAMPEGQVPVDTGFIVYNERNYPNLTALFRHLAVPTASTRMSFALSAGDGRYEYSGSLAGFFGQPGNLFDRDHWRLLAEILRFFREASRDDALCESPLGLGAAMAAAGYSRRFIEEHLLPMGAAIWSTPADRMLHYPVAAFLRFYRNHGLTRLVGRPRWRTVIGGSREYVRRLLADSRIVLRLETPVREVARRGAAVEVLDGHGGRQRYDQVVVAAHADQALSILADADDVERELLSAFPYQRNHAVLHTDVRLMPRRRRLWASWNYIKTGAGAETGLCVSYWMNSLQPLATRTDIFVTLNPPAMPDAAHVLGSFVYHHPVFDARSMAARARLWQLQGRRRTWFCGAYFGDGFHEDGIQSGLAVAEQLGGLRRPWTVAAESGRIAVTPPLTGGPVPEPAE, encoded by the coding sequence ATGAAAATCGCCGTGATCGGCAGCGGAATTTCCGGCTTGTCGGCCGCCTGGCTGCTGTCGCGAACCCATGACGTGACGCTCTACGAACAGGGAGCGCATGTCGGAGGCCACAGCAACACCGTCGACGTCGCAATGCCAGAGGGGCAGGTTCCGGTCGACACCGGTTTCATCGTCTACAACGAGCGCAACTATCCGAACCTGACTGCGCTGTTCCGCCACCTCGCGGTACCCACCGCATCCACCCGGATGAGTTTCGCGCTGTCGGCAGGGGACGGACGCTACGAATATTCCGGCTCGCTCGCCGGTTTCTTCGGCCAGCCCGGCAATCTGTTCGACCGCGACCACTGGCGCCTGCTTGCCGAGATCCTCCGGTTCTTTCGCGAGGCCTCGCGCGATGATGCGCTGTGCGAGTCCCCGCTCGGTCTCGGCGCGGCGATGGCTGCCGCCGGATATTCGCGACGCTTCATCGAGGAGCACCTGCTGCCGATGGGCGCGGCGATCTGGTCGACACCGGCCGACAGGATGCTACATTATCCGGTGGCCGCCTTCCTCAGGTTCTACCGCAATCACGGCCTCACCCGCCTGGTCGGCCGGCCGCGCTGGCGCACCGTGATCGGCGGCAGCCGCGAATATGTCCGGCGATTGCTAGCGGATTCGCGCATCGTGCTGCGTCTCGAGACGCCGGTCCGGGAGGTGGCGCGGCGTGGCGCCGCGGTGGAGGTGCTGGACGGGCACGGAGGTCGCCAGCGCTACGACCAGGTGGTCGTCGCCGCCCATGCCGACCAGGCCCTGTCGATTCTCGCCGACGCCGACGACGTCGAGCGCGAGCTGCTGTCGGCCTTCCCCTATCAGCGCAACCATGCCGTCCTGCATACCGATGTCCGGCTGATGCCGAGGCGGCGGCGGCTGTGGGCGAGCTGGAACTACATCAAGACAGGCGCCGGCGCCGAGACCGGACTATGTGTCAGCTACTGGATGAACAGCTTGCAACCGCTGGCGACGCGGACCGACATCTTCGTGACACTCAATCCGCCCGCCATGCCGGACGCAGCGCACGTGCTGGGCAGCTTCGTCTACCATCATCCGGTGTTCGATGCCCGGTCGATGGCCGCCAGGGCGCGGCTGTGGCAGCTGCAGGGACGCCGCCGCACCTGGTTCTGCGGGGCCTATTTCGGCGACGGCTTCCACGAGGACGGCATACAGTCCGGGCTAGCCGTGGCCGAACAGCTCGGCGGACTGCGCCGGCCGTGGACTGTTGCCGCGGAATCAGGTCGAATCGCGGTCACCCCGCCGCTGACCGGCGGGCCCGTACCGGAGCCTGCCGAGTGA
- a CDS encoding SAM-dependent methyltransferase produces the protein MSLSPLPRLTYRPRGPVAGLLDRAALAALQHALRNFRPVGSLTLTVPDGGRFRLESGCDGIDAEIDFRNLAIIPKAIRRGTIGFAQAYMDGDLTTPDLVAVLRFFLHNEAALGAAGGRLFRVRLPDRLYHLVRPNTRAGARRNIAAHYDLSNDFYRLWLDDSMTYSSAYFADGANDLASAQHAKYRKVIEALSPQAGDHVLEIGCGWGGFAEVAAGERDLTVTGITLSREQLVYARRRIAEAGLAARCDLRFEDYRDTEGSYDRIASIEMIEAVGEANWPHYFATLAARLRSSGTAAIQAITIAEPLFERYRRGVDFIQRYIFPGGMLPTRTVIAREAERAGLALDGVETFADCYARTLREWRSRFNAAWPQIAALGFDERFRRRWDYYLAYCEAGFTERTIDVGIYRLVKTG, from the coding sequence ATGAGCCTGTCGCCCCTGCCCCGATTGACCTACCGTCCGCGCGGGCCGGTCGCCGGTCTGCTCGATCGTGCCGCGCTTGCCGCCCTCCAGCATGCCTTGCGGAACTTCCGGCCGGTCGGCAGTCTGACGTTGACGGTGCCGGACGGGGGCCGCTTCCGGCTGGAGTCCGGGTGCGACGGCATCGACGCCGAGATCGATTTCCGGAATCTCGCAATCATTCCGAAGGCAATCCGCCGCGGCACCATCGGCTTTGCCCAGGCCTATATGGACGGCGATCTGACCACGCCCGATCTGGTGGCGGTGCTGCGGTTCTTCCTGCATAACGAGGCCGCGCTCGGGGCGGCCGGCGGGCGGCTGTTCCGCGTGCGCCTCCCCGACCGGCTCTACCATCTGGTCAGGCCCAACACCCGCGCCGGAGCCAGGCGGAACATCGCGGCGCATTACGACCTGTCGAACGATTTCTACCGGCTCTGGCTCGACGACAGCATGACCTATTCCAGCGCCTATTTTGCCGATGGCGCCAACGACCTCGCCTCTGCCCAGCATGCCAAGTACCGCAAGGTGATCGAGGCGCTGTCGCCGCAGGCCGGCGACCATGTGTTGGAAATCGGCTGCGGCTGGGGCGGCTTCGCCGAGGTGGCGGCGGGCGAGCGCGATCTGACCGTGACCGGCATCACCCTGTCGCGCGAGCAGCTCGTCTATGCCAGGCGCCGCATTGCCGAGGCCGGTCTGGCGGCCCGGTGCGATCTGCGCTTTGAGGACTACCGCGATACCGAGGGCAGCTACGATCGGATCGCCTCGATCGAAATGATCGAGGCCGTCGGCGAGGCCAACTGGCCGCACTACTTCGCGACGCTGGCGGCGCGGCTCAGATCGTCCGGCACGGCGGCCATCCAGGCGATCACCATTGCCGAACCGCTGTTCGAGCGCTACCGGCGCGGCGTCGATTTCATCCAGCGATACATCTTTCCCGGCGGCATGCTGCCGACGCGCACGGTGATCGCACGCGAGGCGGAGCGGGCCGGTCTCGCGCTCGACGGCGTCGAGACCTTCGCCGATTGCTACGCGCGAACGCTCCGCGAATGGCGGTCGCGGTTCAACGCGGCCTGGCCGCAGATCGCCGCGCTCGGATTCGACGAGCGCTTCCGCCGGCGCTGGGACTACTACCTCGCCTATTGCGAGGCGGGTTTCACCGAACGCACGATCGACGTCGGCATCTACCGGCTGGTGAAGACCGGCTGA
- a CDS encoding DUF1365 domain-containing protein, translating into MSDAPAALYDVIVVHRRLHPVDHELRYALTYALVDIARLDELDRRSRLFSHNRFNLFSIRDRDHGPGDGTPLAEHAARLAAAAGLAGEIARVELLCLPRMLGYVFNPLSVYFCYARSGEVRLILYEVSNTFGERKTYVVPAGPAPTGPIRQVADKRLYVSPFNHADGRYDFTIAPPGDRVRVGVALSRRRQPILTAHLVGRRRPFDDRGLVRTLARHPALTWKVTAGIHWEALKLWRKGLRMVPRPRDTGHSAIFSSPEPDGPLQ; encoded by the coding sequence GTGAGCGACGCGCCCGCAGCCCTCTACGACGTGATCGTCGTCCACCGCAGGCTGCATCCGGTCGACCATGAACTGCGATACGCGCTGACCTATGCGCTGGTCGACATCGCCCGGCTCGACGAGCTCGACCGCCGATCGCGGCTGTTCTCCCACAACCGCTTCAACCTGTTCTCGATCCGCGATCGGGATCACGGACCGGGCGACGGCACCCCGCTGGCCGAGCACGCGGCACGGCTCGCCGCGGCGGCCGGGCTGGCGGGGGAGATCGCGCGTGTCGAGCTCCTGTGCCTGCCGCGCATGCTGGGTTATGTCTTCAATCCGCTCTCCGTCTACTTCTGCTATGCCCGCTCGGGCGAGGTGCGGCTGATCCTGTACGAGGTTTCCAACACCTTCGGGGAGCGCAAGACCTATGTCGTTCCGGCTGGGCCGGCACCGACGGGCCCGATCCGGCAGGTGGCCGACAAGCGACTCTACGTGTCGCCCTTCAATCATGCCGACGGCCGCTACGATTTCACCATAGCACCGCCCGGCGACCGGGTCAGGGTCGGCGTCGCCCTGTCGCGCCGGCGCCAGCCGATCCTCACGGCCCATCTGGTCGGTCGACGGCGGCCGTTCGACGATCGCGGTTTGGTCCGAACCCTGGCGCGTCATCCGGCATTGACGTGGAAAGTTACGGCCGGCATCCATTGGGAGGCCTTGAAGCTGTGGCGGAAGGGCCTTCGCATGGTGCCGCGGCCGCGCGACACCGGCCATTCCGCCATCTTCTCCTCCCCGGAACCTGACGGACCGTTGCAGTGA